Proteins from one Peromyscus eremicus chromosome 8a, PerEre_H2_v1, whole genome shotgun sequence genomic window:
- the Drg2 gene encoding developmentally-regulated GTP-binding protein 2 gives MGILEKISEIEKEIARTQKNKATEYHLGLLKAKLAKYRAQLLEPSKSASSKGEGFDVMKSGDARVALIGFPSVGKSTFLSLMTSTASEAASYEFTTLTCIPGVIEYKGANIQLLDLPGIIEGAAQGRGRGRQVIAVARTADVVVMMLDATKGDVQRSLLEKELESVGIRLNKHKPNIYFKPKKGGGISFNSTVTLTQCSEKLVQLILHEYKIFNAEVLFREDCSPDEFIDVIVGNRVYMPCLYVYNKIDQISMEEVDRLARKPNSVVISCGMKLNLDYLLEMLWEYLALTCIYTKKRGQRPDFTDAIILRKGASVEHVCHRIHRSLASQFKYALVWGTSTKYSPQRVGLTHTMEHEDVIQIVKK, from the exons ATGGGGATCTTGGAGAAAATCTCGGAGATCGAGAAGGAGATCGCTCGGACGCAGAAGAACAAGG CCACTGAGTACCACCTGGGCCTGCTGAAAGCAAAACTGGCCAAGTATCGTGCCCAGCTCCTGGAACCATCCAAATCAGCCTCATCTAAAGGAGAGGGCTTTGATGTCATGAAGTCAGGCGATGCCCGAGTGGCCCTGATTGGCTTTCCCTCTGTGGGTAAG TCCACCTTCTTGAGTCTGATGACCTCGACAGCCAGCGAAGCTGCCTCCTACGAGTTCACCACGCTGACGTGCATCCCCGGGGTCATTGAA TACAAAGGTGCCAACATCCAGCTCCTGGACCTTCCTGGAATCATTGAAGGAGCAGCACAAG GGCGAGGCCGTGGCCGGCAGGTGATTGCTGTAGCACGCACAGCTGATGTCGTCGTCATGATGCTGGATGCCACCAAGGGAGATGTGCAGAG GTccctgctggagaaggagctggagtCTGTGGGTATTCGACTGAACAAGCACAAGCCCAACATCTACTTCAAG CCCAAGAAAGGTGGCGGCATCTCCTTTAACTCCACGGTCACACTGACGCAGTGCTCCGAGAAGCTGGTGCAGCTCATCCTGCATGAGTACA AGATCTTCAATGCCGAAGTACTCTTCCGAGAAGACTGCTCTCCAGACGAATTCATTGATGTGATTGTGGGCAACCGGGTGTATATGCCCTGCCTATAT GTGTATAACAAAATCGACCAGATCTCCATGGAAGAAGTAGACCGGCTAGCCAGAAAGCCCAACAGTGTAGTTATCAG CTGCGGCATGAAGCTGAACCTGGACTACCTTCTGGAAATGCTTTGGGAGTACCTGGCCCTCACCTGCATTTACACCAAGAAGAGAGGGC AGAGACCAGACTTCACAGACGCCATCATTCTCCGGAAAGGGGCCTCTGTTGAACACGTG TGCCACCGCATCCATcggtcactggccagccagttcaAGTATGCCTTGGTGTGG GGTACCAGCACCAAGTACAGCCCTCAGCGGGTAGGCCTGACTCACACCATGGAGCATGAGGACGTCATCCAGATTGTGAAGAAGTAG